In the Devosia sp. SL43 genome, one interval contains:
- a CDS encoding bifunctional aconitate hydratase 2/2-methylisocitrate dehydratase produces the protein MTLYSDYLAEIESRKAQGLAPKPIDAGGLTGEIIALIRDTDSEHRADALTFFIYNTLPGTTSAAGVKAAFLKEIILGEAIVPEITPSFALELLSHMKGGPSIVVLLDVALGDNAAIAEQAGEVLKTQVFLYDADMFRLRDAYKAGNSVAKGVLESYAKAEFFTKLPDVEDEIKVVTYVAAEGDISTDLLSPGNQAHSRSDRELHGQCMITPEAQKEIQALQKQHPDKRVMMIAEKGTMGVGSSRMSGVNNVALWTGKPASPYVPFVNYAPIVAGTNGISPIFATTVDVTGGIGLNLKNWVKKLGEDGKPILNNEGNPILEQKYSVETGTVLKIDAKTKTLRDADGKDLVDIASAFTPQKTEFMKAGSSYAIVFGKKLQTFAAQTLGVEATPVFAPNKEITVEGQGLTAVEKIFNRNAVGVTPGKVLHAGSDVRVTVNIVGSQDTTGLMTAQELEAMAATVISPLVDGAYQSGCHTASVWDKKAQANIPKLMAFMNNFGVITARDPLGNYHAMTDVIHKVLNDITVDDWAIIIGGDSHTRMSKGVAFGADSGTVALALATGEATMPIPQSVKVTFKGQMQSHMDFRDVVHATQAQMLKQHGDNVFQGRIIEVHLGTLLADQAFTFTDWTAEMKAKASICISQDETLIESLEIAKSRIQIMIDKGMDNPAQTLKGLIAKADQRIAEIRSGEKPALAPDANAKYFAEVVVDLDVIDEPMIADPDVNNSDVSRRYTHDTIRPVSYYGGTKKVDLGFVGSCMVHKGDMKIVAQMLKNIEKAEGKVEFKAPLVVAAPTYNIIDELKAEGDWEILQRYSGFEFDDLKPKTANRTEYENILYLERPGCNLCMGNQEKAEKGDTVLATSTRLFQGRVVEDTAEKKGESLLASTPVVVLSAILGRTPSAEEYKAAVQGIDLTKFAPPVTPSIDSKSVHF, from the coding sequence ATGACCCTCTACTCCGATTACCTGGCCGAAATCGAAAGCAGAAAAGCACAGGGGCTCGCACCCAAGCCGATCGATGCCGGTGGCCTGACTGGTGAAATCATCGCGCTGATCAGGGATACGGACAGCGAGCACCGCGCCGATGCTCTCACATTCTTCATCTACAACACGCTGCCCGGCACCACGAGCGCGGCGGGCGTCAAGGCTGCTTTCCTCAAGGAAATCATCCTTGGCGAAGCGATCGTCCCCGAAATCACGCCAAGTTTTGCGCTTGAACTGCTGTCGCATATGAAGGGCGGTCCATCGATTGTCGTGCTGCTCGATGTCGCGCTTGGCGATAACGCTGCGATCGCCGAACAGGCCGGTGAGGTGCTCAAGACCCAGGTCTTCCTCTATGACGCTGACATGTTCCGGCTGCGCGATGCCTACAAGGCCGGCAATTCCGTCGCCAAGGGCGTGCTCGAAAGCTACGCCAAGGCCGAGTTCTTCACCAAGCTTCCCGATGTCGAGGACGAGATCAAGGTCGTGACCTATGTCGCCGCCGAAGGCGATATTTCGACGGACCTTCTGTCGCCTGGCAACCAGGCGCATTCGCGCTCGGACCGCGAGCTGCACGGCCAGTGCATGATCACGCCCGAAGCGCAGAAGGAAATCCAGGCACTGCAAAAGCAGCATCCCGACAAGCGGGTGATGATGATCGCCGAAAAGGGCACGATGGGCGTGGGCTCGTCGCGCATGTCGGGCGTCAACAATGTGGCGCTGTGGACCGGCAAGCCAGCCAGCCCCTATGTGCCCTTCGTCAACTATGCTCCCATCGTTGCGGGCACCAACGGCATCTCGCCGATTTTCGCGACCACGGTCGACGTGACCGGCGGTATCGGCCTCAACCTCAAGAACTGGGTCAAGAAGCTCGGCGAAGACGGCAAGCCGATCCTCAACAATGAAGGCAATCCGATCCTCGAGCAGAAATATTCTGTCGAGACCGGCACCGTGCTCAAGATCGACGCCAAGACCAAGACGCTGCGCGACGCTGATGGCAAGGATCTGGTGGATATTGCTTCGGCGTTCACCCCGCAGAAGACCGAATTCATGAAGGCGGGCAGTTCCTATGCCATTGTCTTCGGCAAGAAGCTGCAAACTTTTGCGGCGCAGACGCTGGGCGTGGAAGCCACTCCAGTCTTCGCGCCGAACAAGGAAATCACTGTCGAAGGCCAGGGCCTGACGGCGGTCGAGAAGATCTTCAACCGCAATGCCGTCGGCGTGACGCCGGGCAAGGTGCTGCATGCCGGCTCGGACGTTCGCGTCACGGTGAACATCGTCGGTTCACAGGATACGACCGGCCTGATGACGGCGCAGGAGCTCGAGGCGATGGCGGCCACCGTCATCTCGCCGCTGGTCGATGGCGCCTATCAATCGGGCTGCCACACCGCATCGGTGTGGGACAAGAAGGCCCAGGCCAATATTCCCAAGCTCATGGCCTTCATGAACAATTTCGGCGTCATCACGGCCCGCGATCCGCTTGGAAACTACCATGCGATGACCGACGTGATCCACAAGGTGCTCAACGACATCACCGTGGATGATTGGGCCATCATTATCGGTGGCGACAGCCATACCCGCATGTCCAAGGGCGTGGCCTTCGGCGCCGACTCCGGCACCGTGGCGCTGGCTCTGGCGACGGGCGAGGCAACCATGCCAATCCCGCAATCGGTCAAGGTGACGTTCAAGGGCCAGATGCAATCGCATATGGACTTCCGCGACGTGGTGCATGCGACGCAGGCCCAGATGCTCAAGCAGCATGGTGACAACGTGTTCCAGGGCCGCATCATCGAAGTGCATCTGGGTACGCTGCTGGCCGATCAGGCCTTCACCTTCACCGACTGGACCGCCGAGATGAAGGCCAAGGCCTCGATCTGCATCTCGCAGGACGAGACGCTGATCGAGTCGCTGGAAATCGCCAAGTCGCGCATCCAGATCATGATCGACAAGGGCATGGACAATCCCGCACAGACGCTCAAGGGCCTGATCGCCAAGGCAGATCAGCGCATCGCCGAGATTCGCTCTGGCGAGAAGCCGGCACTGGCCCCCGACGCCAATGCGAAATACTTCGCCGAGGTTGTGGTCGATCTGGACGTGATCGACGAGCCGATGATCGCCGATCCCGATGTGAACAATTCGGACGTCTCGCGTCGCTACACCCACGACACCATCCGTCCCGTCTCCTATTACGGCGGCACCAAGAAGGTTGATCTGGGCTTCGTGGGCTCCTGCATGGTGCATAAGGGCGACATGAAGATCGTCGCCCAGATGCTCAAGAACATCGAGAAGGCCGAAGGCAAGGTCGAGTTCAAGGCGCCTTTGGTTGTTGCGGCTCCCACGTACAACATCATCGACGAGCTGAAGGCCGAAGGGGATTGGGAAATCCTGCAGCGCTATTCGGGCTTCGAATTCGATGACCTTAAGCCCAAGACGGCCAACCGCACCGAATACGAGAATATCCTCTATCTCGAGCGTCCGGGCTGCAACCTGTGCATGGGCAATCAGGAGAAGGCGGAAAAGGGCGACACAGTTCTCGCAACCTCAACCCGGCTGTTTCAGGGTCGCGTCGTTGAGGACACCGCCGAAAAGAAGGGCGAGTCGCTTCTGGCTTCGACCCCTGTCGTGGTGCTGTCGGCCATTCTTGGCCGGACGCCCAGCGCTGAGGAATACAAGGCCGCCGTCCAGGGGATCGATCTGACCAAGTTCGCGCCGCCGGTTACGCCCTCGATCGATTCCAAGTCGGTGCATTTCTAG
- the atzF gene encoding allophanate hydrolase — translation MLPTILDLATLRALYADHSVTPRDVMEAVIERRAAWPDKAVFITPTSDAALLATADALMEQHPEPNSLPLWGIPFAVKDNIDVAGLPTTAACPAFAYDPAADATVVARLKAAGGIVIGKTNLDQFATGLNGTRSPYGAPRSVFDPAYVSGGSSSGSAVSVAAGFASFSLGTDTAGSGRVPAMFNNLVGIKPTPGLLPNTGVVPACKSVDCVTIFAATVGDGVAARRVAEGFDAADPFSRKAKWASLPTSGLRVGVLYGAEREFFGNAEVERLYDAAIDNIRALGATVVPFDYAPFREAAALLYDGPWVAERLAAVEDFFASNEADFDPTVRTIIAGAKGKTAVEAFKGRYRLEELRRKTEATWAKADVLLLPTSPTTYTVEAMQADPIRLNSHFGRYTNFANLLDCAAIAIPGGFDGQDHLPAGVTLVAPAFTDDALAPLADALHRKAARGMGRDKAAALPAASTVPAAASEMVQIVVVGAHLTGMPLNKELTGPGGRLLKTCSTANDYRLFALPNTTPPKPGLIREPGYAGPGIAVEVWELPPAAFGQFVARIPSPLGIGKVALDDGTAVSGFLCESHALAGAEDITGFGGWRAYLSSRNA, via the coding sequence ATGCTGCCCACCATCCTCGATCTCGCAACGCTCCGGGCACTCTATGCCGATCACAGCGTCACCCCCCGCGACGTGATGGAAGCGGTCATCGAACGCCGCGCCGCCTGGCCGGACAAGGCCGTGTTCATCACCCCCACCAGCGACGCCGCCCTGCTCGCCACCGCCGATGCGCTGATGGAGCAACACCCCGAGCCCAACAGCCTGCCGCTCTGGGGTATCCCGTTCGCAGTAAAGGACAATATCGACGTGGCGGGACTGCCCACCACCGCCGCCTGCCCTGCCTTCGCCTATGATCCGGCCGCCGACGCGACCGTCGTCGCGCGCCTCAAGGCAGCCGGCGGTATCGTCATCGGCAAGACCAATCTCGACCAGTTTGCCACCGGCCTCAACGGCACCCGCTCGCCCTATGGCGCGCCCCGTTCGGTGTTCGATCCGGCCTATGTCTCAGGCGGCTCTAGCTCCGGCTCTGCAGTTTCCGTCGCCGCCGGCTTCGCCAGTTTCTCGCTCGGCACTGACACCGCTGGCTCCGGTCGTGTACCCGCCATGTTCAACAACCTGGTCGGCATCAAGCCGACGCCGGGACTGCTGCCCAATACTGGCGTTGTGCCGGCCTGCAAGAGCGTTGATTGCGTTACCATTTTCGCCGCCACGGTGGGCGATGGCGTGGCCGCCCGTAGGGTGGCGGAGGGCTTCGATGCGGCTGATCCGTTCTCGCGCAAAGCCAAATGGGCGTCGTTGCCGACATCGGGGCTGCGCGTTGGTGTGCTCTATGGCGCCGAACGCGAATTCTTCGGCAATGCCGAGGTCGAACGGCTCTATGACGCCGCCATCGACAACATCCGCGCCCTTGGCGCAACGGTGGTTCCCTTCGACTATGCCCCGTTCCGCGAAGCGGCAGCCCTGCTCTACGACGGCCCTTGGGTCGCCGAACGCCTGGCCGCCGTGGAAGATTTCTTTGCCAGCAACGAAGCCGACTTCGATCCGACGGTGCGTACCATCATTGCGGGCGCCAAGGGCAAGACGGCGGTCGAGGCCTTTAAGGGCAGGTACCGGCTGGAAGAACTGCGCCGTAAGACTGAAGCCACCTGGGCCAAGGCCGACGTGCTGCTGCTGCCGACCTCGCCCACCACCTACACCGTGGAAGCCATGCAGGCCGACCCTATCCGGCTCAACTCGCATTTCGGCCGCTACACCAATTTTGCGAACCTGCTCGACTGCGCCGCCATCGCTATCCCCGGCGGCTTCGACGGCCAGGATCACCTGCCGGCTGGCGTCACACTCGTCGCCCCGGCCTTTACCGATGATGCGCTGGCGCCATTGGCAGATGCGCTCCATCGCAAGGCGGCGCGCGGTATGGGTCGCGACAAGGCAGCAGCCTTGCCGGCGGCAAGTACAGTGCCCGCCGCCGCGAGCGAGATGGTGCAGATTGTCGTGGTCGGCGCGCACCTTACTGGCATGCCGCTGAACAAGGAACTGACCGGTCCGGGCGGGAGGCTGCTCAAGACATGCAGCACGGCCAATGACTACAGGCTCTTTGCCCTGCCCAACACGACGCCGCCCAAGCCGGGCCTTATTCGCGAACCGGGCTATGCCGGACCCGGAATTGCCGTCGAAGTCTGGGAGCTGCCGCCGGCTGCCTTCGGGCAGTTCGTCGCCCGCATTCCATCGCCGCTGGGTATCGGCAAGGTGGCCCTGGACGACGGCACGGCGGTCTCAGGCTTTCTGTGCGAATCCCACGCACTTGCCGGCGCCGAGGACATTACCGGCTTTGGCGGCTGGCGTGCCTATCTCAGCTCCCGCAACGCCTGA